The Methanocaldococcus jannaschii DSM 2661 genome has a segment encoding these proteins:
- a CDS encoding zinc ribbon domain-containing protein, whose product MEKRWKCPKCGNTEFFEKEVAMTGTGLSKIFDIQHNEYIVITCKKCGYSEFYDKSIVKSKDNLMNILDIFFG is encoded by the coding sequence ATGGAAAAAAGATGGAAATGTCCAAAATGTGGAAATACAGAATTTTTTGAAAAAGAAGTTGCAATGACTGGAACTGGATTATCAAAGATATTTGATATCCAACATAACGAATATATTGTTATAACATGCAAAAAATGCGGATATTCTGAATTTTATGATAAGAGTATAGTCAAGAGTAAGGATAATTTAATGAATATTTTAGATATCTTCTTTGGATAG
- the oadA gene encoding sodium-extruding oxaloacetate decarboxylase subunit alpha, with protein sequence MVKIVDTTFRDAQQSLIATRMRTEDMLPIAEKMDEVGFYSMEVWGGATFDACIRYLNEDPWERLRALKKRIQNTPLQMLLRGQNLVGYRHYPDDIVEKFVIKAHENGIDIFRIFDALNDVRNMETAIKTAKKVGAEVQGAICYTISPVHTIDQYVELAKKLEEMGCDSICIKDMAGLLTPYEGYELVKRLKEEISLPIDVHSHCTSGLAPMTYLKVIEAGADMVDCAISPFAMGTSQPPTESIVVALKGTKYDTGLDLKLLNEIRDYFMKVREKYKMLFSPISQIVDARVLVYQVPGGMLSNLVSQLKEQGALDKFEEVLQEIPRVRKDLGYPPLVTPTSQIVGTQAVLNVLTEERYKIITNEVVNYVKGFYGKPPAPINPELLKRVLDEGEKPITCRPADLLPPEWEKVKKEAEEKGIVKKEEDILTYALYPQIAVKFLRGELKAEPIPKEKDIGKILEIPTEYIVEVDGEKFEVKIEPKIGTELKRKKEVITAEMEGAVTSPFRGMVTKIKVKEGDKVKKGDVIVVLEAMKMEHPIESPVEGTVERILIDEGDAVNVGDVIMIIK encoded by the coding sequence ATGGTTAAGATTGTAGATACTACTTTTAGGGATGCTCAGCAGTCATTGATAGCTACAAGAATGAGAACTGAAGACATGCTACCAATAGCGGAAAAGATGGATGAGGTTGGATTCTACTCTATGGAGGTTTGGGGAGGAGCTACATTTGATGCATGTATAAGATATCTAAATGAAGACCCATGGGAGAGGTTGAGGGCTTTAAAAAAGAGGATTCAAAACACTCCATTACAGATGCTCTTAAGAGGGCAGAACTTAGTTGGTTATAGGCACTACCCAGATGATATCGTTGAAAAGTTTGTTATAAAAGCCCATGAGAATGGAATTGATATTTTTAGGATTTTTGATGCTTTAAACGATGTAAGAAATATGGAAACTGCAATAAAAACAGCTAAAAAGGTTGGGGCTGAAGTTCAGGGGGCTATATGTTACACTATAAGCCCAGTTCATACAATTGACCAATATGTGGAGTTAGCAAAAAAATTAGAAGAGATGGGGTGTGATTCAATCTGCATAAAAGATATGGCTGGGCTTTTAACCCCTTATGAAGGATATGAGTTAGTTAAAAGATTAAAAGAAGAGATATCACTTCCTATTGACGTACATAGCCATTGCACAAGTGGTTTAGCTCCAATGACTTACCTAAAAGTTATAGAAGCTGGAGCTGACATGGTAGATTGTGCTATCTCACCATTTGCCATGGGGACATCCCAACCACCAACAGAGAGTATCGTTGTTGCGTTAAAAGGAACAAAATATGATACTGGCTTAGATTTAAAGCTCTTAAATGAGATTAGAGATTACTTCATGAAAGTTAGAGAAAAATATAAAATGCTATTCTCTCCAATATCCCAAATTGTCGATGCAAGGGTTTTGGTGTATCAAGTTCCTGGAGGAATGCTATCTAACTTGGTCTCACAACTTAAAGAGCAGGGAGCTTTGGATAAATTTGAAGAAGTTCTACAGGAGATTCCAAGAGTAAGAAAGGATTTAGGATATCCTCCATTAGTTACACCAACCTCTCAAATTGTTGGAACTCAGGCTGTTTTAAACGTTTTAACTGAAGAGAGATACAAGATTATAACAAACGAAGTAGTTAATTATGTAAAGGGCTTTTATGGAAAGCCACCAGCTCCAATTAACCCAGAGTTGTTAAAGAGAGTATTGGATGAGGGAGAGAAACCAATTACCTGCAGACCAGCTGATTTATTACCTCCAGAATGGGAGAAAGTTAAGAAAGAGGCAGAAGAGAAGGGAATTGTTAAGAAAGAAGAGGATATATTAACCTACGCTTTATATCCACAGATAGCTGTTAAGTTCTTAAGAGGAGAGTTGAAAGCTGAGCCAATACCAAAAGAGAAGGATATAGGAAAGATTTTAGAGATTCCGACTGAATATATTGTAGAGGTTGATGGAGAGAAGTTTGAGGTTAAGATAGAGCCAAAGATTGGAACAGAATTGAAGAGAAAGAAAGAAGTTATAACTGCAGAGATGGAGGGAGCTGTTACTTCACCATTTAGAGGAATGGTAACTAAGATTAAAGTTAAAGAAGGAGATAAGGTTAAGAAGGGGGATGTTATTGTTGTATTAGAAGCTATGAAGATGGAGCATCCAATAGAAAGCCCAGTTGAGGGAACTGTAGAGAGAATATTAATTGATGAAGGAGATGCTGTGAATGTTGGAGATGTAATTATGATTATTAAATAA
- a CDS encoding CBS domain-containing protein, with translation MELTVVQREILQELINLYREKNRPIKGTEIALRLNRNPGTIRNQMQALRALDLVDGVPGPKGGYVPTSKAYRALGLEDEGEIIVPIYKDGKKVEGVKVVKIEFDTVSHEKCCSSKIHIEGDTKHFNIGDIIRVGPTYHNKIIINGKIIGRDDIHRILLIDVLGVSSIPNIKVGDVGIKEVWTINPNCTLRETAKLFAEKYISGAPVVDNDKLVGVISLHDIAENIDNIDKKVKEVMRRDVITIHKDEKIYDALKIMNKNNVGRLVIVDDNNKIVGIITRTDILKIISGKFPENFHT, from the coding sequence ATGGAACTAACGGTTGTGCAGAGAGAGATATTACAAGAACTTATAAACCTATATAGAGAAAAAAATAGACCAATCAAAGGAACAGAAATTGCCTTAAGATTAAATAGGAATCCAGGAACTATAAGAAACCAAATGCAAGCTTTAAGGGCATTAGATTTAGTTGATGGTGTTCCTGGACCTAAAGGGGGATATGTGCCAACAAGTAAAGCTTATAGAGCTTTGGGATTAGAAGATGAGGGGGAGATAATAGTCCCTATATATAAAGATGGAAAGAAAGTTGAGGGAGTTAAGGTTGTAAAAATAGAGTTTGACACTGTTTCACATGAAAAATGCTGTTCTTCAAAGATACACATTGAGGGGGATACAAAGCACTTTAACATTGGAGATATTATTAGAGTCGGCCCTACTTATCATAATAAAATTATTATTAATGGAAAAATTATTGGAAGGGATGATATTCATAGGATTTTGCTAATAGATGTTTTAGGAGTTTCAAGTATCCCAAATATAAAAGTTGGAGATGTGGGGATTAAAGAGGTTTGGACAATAAATCCAAATTGCACTTTAAGAGAAACTGCCAAATTATTTGCTGAAAAATATATCAGTGGAGCTCCAGTTGTTGATAACGATAAATTGGTTGGTGTAATAAGCCTACATGATATTGCTGAGAATATAGATAATATTGATAAAAAGGTCAAAGAGGTTATGAGAAGAGACGTTATAACAATACATAAAGATGAAAAGATATATGATGCATTAAAAATTATGAACAAAAATAATGTGGGGAGATTGGTTATAGTCGATGATAACAATAAAATCGTTGGAATTATAACAAGAACAGATATATTAAAGATTATTAGTGGTAAATTTCCAGAGAATTTCCATACTTAA